The Salirhabdus salicampi DNA segment TAAAGGATTTTGACATCGTAGAAAAGGATATATGTTAAAAAATTCTACAAATTTTCACAATAAAATGCAAACAAGAGGGTGAAAACCCCTCTTGTTTTTTAATGATTTGTACCTTCATTTTGAACCATTTTCACCATCAAGTTTGCAATCGCGTGTTTTTCTTGATCGTTAGCGACACTCCACAAGTCTCTAAGAACTGCTTCTTGACTGTTCTTAGCATCAACATTCTTTGCCAGGTAATCACCAATTTCTGTTGCCAATTCAGCAATGGCACCGTGATTCAACCCTTGGCCTTCAGCTTCATGGAGTTTATCACCTAAGAAGTCCTTCCATGTTTCAAAGTTGTCTAAGATGGACATGCTTATATCCCTCCTTATGGTACATTTCACAGTTAGTTTTAACCGTAATCAAAAGAATATGTATGAAGGAATATGTTAATACCATCCACCGTTAATTCCTAACACTTGACCGTTGATATAGCTTGAGCGTCCACTTAATAAAAACGACACGAAATTGGCTACTTCCTCCACTGTTCCTGGCCGATTTGCGGGGATCGACTGTATCACACTTTCCACTTCATCATTGGAAAAGTGGTGATTCATATTCGTATCAATGTAACCCGGGCTAACTGCATTCACTTGTACTCCACTTGACCCTACTTCTTTCGCCAAAGCCTTTACGAAACTATTTTGAGCACCTTTCACTGTAGAGTATAGAACCTCATGACTTGCCCCAACTTCACCCCAAACCGAACTTATGAGTATGATTTGGCCATTTTGTTGCTTTGTCATATGGGGAAGAACATGCTTGGCTATTATCCATGGTGCTTTAATGTGTAAGTTAAGCATTTGATCCATTTCTTCACTTTTCGCATCTTGCAACATACCGAATAAGGAAGAGCCACCAGCGTTGACAAACGCATCAATGTTAAAATGCAAACGTTCCATTAACATGTGTGCACCATCATGTTGCGATAAATCTTGTTTCATAACATCCATAATGCATTTGTCTGGTAATTGATGTAAAAGCTCTTGTACGGCTTCTTTATTTGAATTATAATGCAAAACAAGGCGCCAGCCTTCAGCTGCAAGCTGTAAAGCAACAGCTTTACCTATACCCCCACTGGCACCTGTAATTAAAC contains these protein-coding regions:
- a CDS encoding DUF3243 domain-containing protein; its protein translation is MSILDNFETWKDFLGDKLHEAEGQGLNHGAIAELATEIGDYLAKNVDAKNSQEAVLRDLWSVANDQEKHAIANLMVKMVQNEGTNH
- the ymfI gene encoding elongation factor P 5-aminopentanone reductase, which codes for MGEKTCLITGASGGIGKAVALQLAAEGWRLVLHYNSNKEAVQELLHQLPDKCIMDVMKQDLSQHDGAHMLMERLHFNIDAFVNAGGSSLFGMLQDAKSEEMDQMLNLHIKAPWIIAKHVLPHMTKQQNGQIILISSVWGEVGASHEVLYSTVKGAQNSFVKALAKEVGSSGVQVNAVSPGYIDTNMNHHFSNDEVESVIQSIPANRPGTVEEVANFVSFLLSGRSSYINGQVLGINGGWY